A part of Hippea maritima DSM 10411 genomic DNA contains:
- a CDS encoding bifunctional folylpolyglutamate synthase/dihydrofolate synthase, with amino-acid sequence MNEIEAFKELNGILNSLNPYAMDLSLDRIKSFLNKIGNPQNSFKSILVGGTNGKGSAVSMLSKAFIDADYNVGTYTSPHLIQLNERFKINGKIVPFAILLEYARFVQSLNFEHLTYFEFLTAMAFLLFKDFGVDVAVLEVGMGGEFDATNVIDPILSILTSISLDHTKHLGDTLEKITLTKSKIIKRLGVVSKNPETVIKTIKDSVNAEVFFVDDDYVKRAKDLGFFNVNTDNVATVLLAIDLLNQRYGFGLDPFSIKKVFWPGRFEVIESNGKAFILDGAHNASAVENLIGLIDRFGFRIDAIVFAALTTKDWKENLTKLCDISPNIKLPQLKYKLGVEPKDIQAFLRRRGVCQTELFDDVNSCINKLFNSEYENILITGSLYLVGEALACNLMEGEGGFMP; translated from the coding sequence ATGAATGAAATTGAAGCATTCAAAGAGCTAAACGGCATACTCAATAGCCTAAATCCATACGCAATGGATCTGTCGCTTGATAGGATTAAGTCGTTTTTGAATAAGATAGGCAATCCTCAGAATAGCTTTAAATCCATTTTAGTGGGTGGGACAAACGGTAAAGGCAGTGCTGTTAGCATGCTTTCTAAGGCCTTCATTGATGCCGATTACAATGTTGGCACATACACCTCACCCCACCTTATTCAGTTAAACGAGCGCTTCAAGATCAACGGTAAAATCGTTCCTTTTGCTATATTGCTTGAATATGCCCGGTTCGTTCAAAGTTTGAATTTTGAGCATTTGACATATTTTGAGTTCTTAACGGCTATGGCATTTTTGCTGTTTAAGGATTTTGGTGTTGATGTGGCTGTTTTAGAGGTAGGGATGGGAGGTGAGTTTGATGCCACAAATGTGATTGACCCCATCTTGAGCATTTTGACATCCATATCACTTGACCATACGAAACATTTGGGTGATACGCTTGAAAAAATAACCCTAACCAAAAGCAAGATTATCAAAAGATTAGGGGTTGTATCAAAAAACCCCGAAACGGTTATAAAAACCATCAAGGATAGTGTAAATGCAGAGGTGTTCTTTGTTGATGATGATTATGTAAAAAGGGCCAAAGATTTGGGCTTTTTTAATGTTAATACAGACAATGTTGCAACCGTCCTGCTTGCCATAGATCTCCTAAACCAAAGGTATGGTTTTGGATTAGATCCCTTTAGTATAAAAAAGGTTTTTTGGCCTGGGAGGTTTGAGGTTATAGAATCCAATGGTAAAGCGTTTATACTGGATGGGGCGCACAACGCCTCGGCCGTTGAAAACTTGATCGGGCTTATAGATAGGTTTGGTTTTCGTATTGACGCTATTGTTTTTGCAGCGCTTACAACCAAGGATTGGAAGGAGAATTTGACTAAGTTATGTGATATATCACCCAATATAAAGTTGCCTCAACTAAAATATAAGCTTGGTGTTGAACCGAAAGATATACAGGCTTTTTTGAGAAGAAGGGGTGTATGTCAAACAGAGCTGTTTGATGATGTAAATAGTTGCATAAACAAACTCTTCAATTCTGAATATGAAAACATACTTATCACGGGATCGCTATATTTGGTTGGCGAGGCCTTAGCGTGTAATCTAATGGAAGGGGAGGGCGGCTTTATGCCGTAA
- a CDS encoding thiamine pyrophosphate-dependent enzyme, with the protein MALLNDLAKKKEGLVSGHRLCPGCTHSVIARQVFAAAETDKYDIVVAAATGCFEVSTGLYPYTSWNVPWIHTAFENAASTISGVEAAYKALKKKGKVKKDIRFIAFASDGGTYDIGLQALSGAIERGHQFLYICNDNNAYQNTGNQRSSATPFGGSTTTSPNGKVKFGKEQPRKDIVSVLEGHHMEYIAQASPSNWRDLMNKVKKALDVDGPTYINVIEPCTTGWGFPSNKAIEIAQLAVDTCVWPLYEVIKGKVVINYKPKKKLPVEEYLKPQRRFAHLFKKGNEYLIEEFQKQVDRHWEWLLKREECGISYFED; encoded by the coding sequence ATGGCTCTGTTAAATGATTTAGCAAAGAAAAAGGAAGGCCTTGTAAGTGGCCATAGATTGTGTCCAGGTTGTACGCACTCAGTTATAGCAAGACAGGTATTTGCGGCAGCTGAGACAGACAAATACGATATAGTTGTTGCGGCAGCTACCGGTTGTTTTGAGGTTTCAACTGGTCTTTATCCATATACAAGCTGGAATGTGCCGTGGATTCATACAGCCTTTGAGAATGCTGCAAGTACAATATCCGGCGTTGAAGCCGCCTATAAAGCCCTAAAGAAAAAGGGTAAAGTCAAAAAAGATATTAGGTTTATAGCATTTGCAAGTGATGGAGGTACATACGACATAGGGTTGCAGGCACTTTCGGGTGCCATTGAAAGAGGGCATCAATTTCTTTATATCTGTAATGATAACAACGCATATCAGAATACAGGAAACCAGCGCTCTTCTGCAACTCCATTTGGAGGCTCTACAACAACATCACCAAACGGTAAAGTTAAATTTGGAAAGGAACAACCAAGAAAAGACATTGTGAGCGTTTTAGAAGGCCATCACATGGAATACATCGCACAGGCTTCACCCTCCAATTGGAGAGATCTAATGAATAAGGTCAAAAAAGCACTTGATGTTGATGGCCCAACATACATAAACGTTATTGAGCCATGTACCACGGGCTGGGGTTTCCCATCTAACAAAGCCATTGAAATAGCACAACTGGCCGTCGATACATGTGTATGGCCGTTGTATGAGGTTATCAAAGGAAAGGTTGTTATCAACTACAAACCAAAGAAAAAACTGCCTGTTGAGGAATACCTAAAACCACAAAGAAGGTTTGCGCACCTCTTCAAGAAAGGCAATGAGTATTTAATTGAAGAGTTCCAAAAGCAGGTTGATAGACACTGGGAGTGGCTCTTAAAAAGAGAAGAGTGTGGTATATCCTATTTCGAAGACTAA
- a CDS encoding transketolase C-terminal domain-containing protein: MGKKVALTGNEAAAHAMRQINPDVIAAFPITPSTPVPQAVAQFIADGEMDTELVTVESEHSAMSACIGAAAAGARVMTATSANGYALMWEMLYIASGMRLPIVMAVAARALSAPLNIHGDHSDIMGGRDTGWIQLISENSQEAYDNLIQAIKIAENEKVITPALAAFDGFNVSHAIEIWELEDDAAVKEFIGKYEAKFPLLNTDDPITHGAWAPPDWYFEHKMNQLKGLLNAKDVVTQVGKDFGKAFGREYGLYEAYKLDDADFVVVAAGSVCGTTKDVVDNLRENGVKAGLLKIRLFRPFPFKDIADALQSAKAIAVLDRVSPSGAQGGPLFNEIRSALYDTDTRAPVINYTYGLGGRDTQPRHINSVYETLKKIVDTGKVEKQFDCLNLRGAWG, encoded by the coding sequence ATGGGTAAAAAAGTAGCATTGACGGGAAATGAGGCTGCCGCCCATGCAATGAGACAGATCAATCCAGATGTTATAGCAGCCTTTCCAATAACACCTTCAACACCTGTACCTCAAGCCGTGGCTCAGTTTATAGCTGACGGTGAAATGGACACAGAGCTTGTTACTGTTGAAAGTGAACATTCTGCAATGAGTGCATGTATCGGCGCAGCAGCAGCCGGTGCAAGGGTTATGACAGCCACAAGCGCAAACGGTTATGCACTTATGTGGGAGATGCTATACATAGCAAGCGGAATGAGGCTTCCAATTGTTATGGCAGTTGCAGCAAGAGCTCTTTCTGCCCCACTAAACATACACGGTGACCATTCAGACATAATGGGTGGAAGGGATACAGGATGGATTCAATTAATATCTGAAAATTCCCAAGAAGCTTATGATAATTTAATTCAAGCAATAAAGATAGCTGAAAACGAGAAAGTAATTACTCCAGCATTAGCTGCATTTGATGGTTTCAATGTATCTCATGCTATTGAAATATGGGAACTTGAGGATGATGCAGCTGTTAAGGAATTTATAGGAAAATATGAGGCTAAGTTTCCACTACTCAATACTGATGATCCTATAACTCACGGTGCCTGGGCTCCACCAGATTGGTACTTCGAACACAAAATGAATCAACTTAAAGGTCTTTTAAATGCAAAAGATGTCGTGACTCAGGTAGGAAAAGATTTTGGCAAGGCTTTTGGAAGGGAGTATGGACTTTATGAGGCATACAAATTAGACGATGCAGACTTTGTTGTTGTCGCTGCAGGCTCTGTATGCGGCACAACAAAGGATGTTGTGGATAATTTAAGAGAAAACGGCGTTAAAGCTGGCTTGTTAAAGATAAGACTATTCAGACCATTCCCATTCAAAGATATTGCAGATGCCCTGCAATCTGCTAAAGCCATAGCGGTTTTGGATAGGGTGTCACCATCAGGTGCTCAAGGTGGACCCCTATTCAACGAGATAAGAAGCGCTTTGTATGATACAGATACAAGGGCTCCTGTAATCAACTACACATACGGACTTGGAGGAAGAGATACCCAGCCCAGGCATATAAACTCTGTGTACGAAACATTAAAGAAAATAGTTGATACGGGTAAGGTTGAAAAACAGTTCGATTGTCTAAACCTAAGAGGAGCATGGGGGTAA
- a CDS encoding 4Fe-4S dicluster domain-containing protein encodes MAEKLLKWDEVLIGATIKDPGNSKNYETGSWRVERPVWNPDTCIQCMFCWVYCPDSSILVDENGKMAGIDYDHCKGCGICVEQCPSKPKSLQMVLEAQAKGKTVEELRKEVFSK; translated from the coding sequence ATGGCTGAGAAATTGCTAAAATGGGATGAAGTACTTATTGGCGCAACCATAAAGGACCCTGGTAATTCTAAAAACTACGAAACTGGCTCATGGAGAGTTGAGCGCCCAGTCTGGAATCCAGACACTTGCATTCAATGTATGTTTTGCTGGGTTTATTGTCCCGATAGCTCTATTCTTGTAGATGAAAATGGAAAGATGGCTGGTATAGATTATGACCATTGCAAAGGTTGTGGAATCTGTGTTGAGCAATGCCCAAGTAAACCAAAATCTCTCCAGATGGTTTTAGAGGCCCAGGCAAAAGGTAAAACAGTGGAAGAGTTAAGAAAAGAAGTCTTTTCCAAGTAA